GCTGAATATTCTTCGTCCCCTCTGATAGAATAGGTTTAAAGTGAGCTGGAGGGGTGTGTTTGACTAGACACGAAGTTGTCAGAGAATACATCGGGGAAGCTTCCGTAGAAGCAGTCCTCTTGACAAGAAACTCGAATATTCAGTGGTTCTTCAAAGGCGAGGTCGATCCGAGAATAGACACCTCATCTGACTTCGGAGCCTTCTGGCTTTTAGTCACGGAATCGATGGTAGTTGCACTTAGTCCAAGTTACGATGCTGAAAGAATCAAGGACGAGATTCTTCCGGCGGGGATTGAGATACTTGCTATCGACGAATATAAAAACTACAGGGAGACAATAAGCAAAATATGTGAAAAGTTCAGAAAGACTGCAGTAGATTGCGAACTTTTCCTCTCCTGTTCAAACTATGTTCCTTTGGACAAATCCTTCTATGAGAAAATGCAGATTCTCGACGATCGAGAGATATTGCGTCTGAGAGTAGTTGGAAAACTTACTGAGAATATCTTGTGCGAGTTTGCACCTGAACTGCAGCCCGGTATGGCGGAGCTGGAAATCGAAAAAGTATTGAGGGCTATCTTCATCGAGTCAGGACTTGAAGCTCCAACTCTGTGCGTAGCTTCCGATGAGAGAATTGCAAAGTCTCCTTATCCGGTTTCAACAGCAAAAAAGATAGACCGCTATTTGATGCTCAGGGCGACAATAAGGAAGCAAGGACTTTCCGTTTCTCTCAGCAGATACTTCCACTTTGGAGCCGTGCCTCACTCAATTGAAGAGAAGCACGAGAGAGCCTCCGGCGTTGCCGCCAAGGCTGCTGTTGCGATAATGAGGGCAAAGAGCATGGGCGAAGTATACGAAGAGATTAGAAACGCATATATTGCTCTTAATGCGGTAGATGAGATAACATACTTCAGCCCCGGGGGAAGCATAGGTTACATTCAGAAAAGATTTTCATTTGCTCCGAACTCATCTATTGAGATGAGATCTCCTGCCAGCTATGTCCTTTGTCCAAGGATAGGCGGTCTGTTCAGTGAAGACACCGTACTTCTTAATCCTGACGGCACGGCCGAGTTTGTAACACTCGGAGAAGACTTCCCGAAGGTAAAAGTCAGGTTCGAAAGCTTCCGGGTTCATAGACCGTGGGTAATGATCATATAATTCAT
This genomic window from Mesotoga sp. Brook.08.105.5.1 contains:
- a CDS encoding M24 family metallopeptidase produces the protein MCLTRHEVVREYIGEASVEAVLLTRNSNIQWFFKGEVDPRIDTSSDFGAFWLLVTESMVVALSPSYDAERIKDEILPAGIEILAIDEYKNYRETISKICEKFRKTAVDCELFLSCSNYVPLDKSFYEKMQILDDREILRLRVVGKLTENILCEFAPELQPGMAELEIEKVLRAIFIESGLEAPTLCVASDERIAKSPYPVSTAKKIDRYLMLRATIRKQGLSVSLSRYFHFGAVPHSIEEKHERASGVAAKAAVAIMRAKSMGEVYEEIRNAYIALNAVDEITYFSPGGSIGYIQKRFSFAPNSSIEMRSPASYVLCPRIGGLFSEDTVLLNPDGTAEFVTLGEDFPKVKVRFESFRVHRPWVMII